The proteins below come from a single Anguilla rostrata isolate EN2019 chromosome 3, ASM1855537v3, whole genome shotgun sequence genomic window:
- the LOC135251200 gene encoding protein shisa-1-like — translation MQLSIVVRALCFLISGSQLTGVESTGEYCHGWTEAENWHKGFQCPERYDGQDAKYCCGTCALRYCCTAIEARLDQTTCDNDNFFEMGNDMQANETPPQVPMYLPFVIVASTFVSFVLVGSVVAACCCRCLKPKPGESRGESTPIQSHLLESGPPSDGAATSCPSSASSGSTGRQHNGSDVGTEDAVGTNSMYAPAGRAGYSTPGAHAKQYLAPPQALGPFFQPQYLSYGIPPEHTVLVTPAYLDGHATYGHQQPYSFPQAPMHTEPIYPGIAM, via the exons ATGCAACTTTCTATTGTAGTTCGAGCTTTGTGTTTCCTAATCTCCGGGTCGCAACTAACTGGAGTTGAAAGCACCGGAGAGTACTGCCATGGCTGGACCGAAGCTGAAAACTGGCACAAAGGTTTCCAGTGTCCGGAGCGTTATGATGGCCAGGACGCGAAGTACTGCTGTGGAACTTGCGCTCTGCGGTACTGCTGCACGGCAATCGAGGCGAGGTTGGACCAGACCACTTGCGACAACGACAATTTTTTCGAGATGGGAAACGACATGCAAGCCAACGAAACTCCGCCACAAG TGCCTATGTATCTGCCTTTCGTGATTGTGGCTAGCACGTTTGTGTCCTTCGTACTCGTTGGCTCCGTTGTTGCCGCCTGTTGCTGCCGATGCCTGAAGCCCAAGCCTGGAGAGAGCCGCGGCGAATCGACCCCGATCCAGAGCCACTTGCTGGAATCCGGGCCTCCCTCTGATGGAGCGGCTACGTCTTGCCCCTCCAGTGCCAGTTCCGGCTCCACGGGCAGACAGCACAACGGTTCTGATGTGGGCACAGAGGATGCGGTGGGAACCAACAGCATGTATGCGCCAGCAGGGAGAGCTGGGTACTCCACACCAGGTGCCCATGCCAAACAATACCTCGCCCCACCACAGGCCCTGGGCCCCTTTTTCCAGCCGCAGTACCTAAGCTATGGAATCCCCCCAGAGCACACAGTGCTGGTGACCCCTGCCTACCTGGATGGACATGCCACCTATGGGCATCAGCAGCCCTACTCCTTCCCACAAGCCCCAATGCACACCGAGCCAATATACCCTGGCATTGCCATGTGA